The Glutamicibacter mishrai DNA window CGTTGTCCATGTCAGTAGTCTATTTCATTTGGTCGGCAAGGGACGCTAGGACCACGGTCAGTGCTTCGGCAAGCTCGGGGAGAGTGCAGCTAGTCCGAGGCTGCGCCTTAAGCGCAGCTTCACGGTTGTCCGTCTCGGCACCCACCGTGGCCTTCTGCCCTTCAGGTCGAAGCGCGGGAACATGGATGAACAGCGCCGGTACTTTCTGCCCATAGGCGAGGTATGCGATGCGGTTGCAAACAAATCTGCCCGCGTCTTCGGATAGGTAAGCGCCGTGGCCTGCCTGATGCAATGCCTTCAGGATAATTTCTGGATCCAAGGTCGCGGGGCGGTAGTCTTCGCCGCCACGAACGATGCTCTGTTTCACCGGCTGGGCGCCATCATTATCCGGGATGCGGGCATCGTCCACGTTGGCGCCTTGGACTTCCAGGCTGATTTCATCTCGCCCGCCAGCCTCGCCGACGCAGATCAAAGCATCGGGCTGGTGATCCTGCAGCAAAGCTGCCAGAACCTCGCCAGAGCGCTGGAAGGATACCGGCAAGATCGCCTTGGTGATTCGATGGCCATCGGCTTTGTCGGGAACCAGCCGCACGGCCTCGCCGCTCGCGTTGAACTGGTCGTTGCCGAAAGGCTCGAAGCCGGTCACCAAAAGATGCATGAGCCCATTATGTCCCTAAACTGTCGGTGCGTGTTGATAGAGCTTGGGTATAGGTCCAATTGAAAGCCACTGGATAGGTGCTCATGGTTATCGCGGTTTTAATCCTCGTCATCCTCAATATTCTCGCAACGGCATGTATTGCCCTGCTGCTGATTCGACGCACCCAGGGCAATGATGATGGCCAGATCCGGGACTCGGTGCGGTCCGCTAATTCAGAGCTTCGGCAGGAGCTGGGAACCCAGCGCAATGAACTGCGCCAGGGCATGGGAGAAGTGCGCTCCGAGATTGATGCGAAGCTCAGCGCCATGAGCGAATCCAATGCCAACCGGCACATCCAGATCCAGCACCTGCTGCAACAGGAAATGGAGAAGCTGCGCACTGGCAATGAAGCCAAGCTGGAAAAGATGCGCGAAACCGTGGATGAGAAGTTGCAGGGAACCCTGGAGAAGCGCTTGGGCGAATCCTTCGAGTTGGTGAGCAAGCGGCTGGAAATGGTTCAGCAGGGGTTGGGCGAGATGCAATCTCTAGCCCAGGATGTCGGCGGGCTCAAGCGCGTGCTCACCAATGTGAAAAGCCGCGGCTCCTGGGGCGAAGTGCAGCTCTCGCGCCAGTTGGAAGACATCCTCACCGCTGATCAATACGAGCAGAATGTTGTAGTCGTTCCGGGAAGTCGCGAAGTAGTGGAATTCGCGGTGATCTTGCCCGGACGCGAGGCCGGCACCATCTATCTGCCTATCGACTCCAAGCTCCCGCAAGAAGATTATGAGCGCCTGCTCGATGCCCAGGAATCCGGGGAAAAGGCTGCCATTGACGCAGCGGCCAAGGCCTTGGACCGAGCGATTATCGAGCAGGCCAAACTGATCTCCAGCAAGTACATCGCCCCGCCCTACAGCACCGATTTCGCGATCATGTACCTGCCCACCGAAGGGCTCTTCGCTGAAGTCGTGCGCAGCCCCGGCCTGGCCAGCAAACTGCAAACAGAGCATCGGGTCCTCGTTACAGGTCCAACAACCCTGATGAGCCTGCTCAACTCGCTGCAGATGGGCTTCCGCACGCTGGCCATCGAGAAGCGCAGCAGCGAAGTGTGGCAGGTGCTCTCTGCGGCCAAGGAAGAATTCCGCAAATACGGGGACGTCTGGGACAAGCTGGGCAAGCAACTGGCCACCGCGCAGAACACAGTTCGTGATGCCGGTACACGCACGCGGGCCGTGGAACGCAGGCTCAAGGATGTCCAGACCTTGGAAGTCACGCCCCAAGAAGATGTCCTGAGCGGATTGCTTCCCGAAGCCTAGAAGCAGGCCTTGCGCCGGTCATGGTAAATGCGCAGGAAAGCATCCATCCCGGCACCAGCCCGTAAACGGCGCGCAGGAAGTCCGGGTCTTCCAAGAAGACCACGAAAGTTGAAAATGGCGGTGACCCGCAAGGGGTCACCGCCATTTTCAGCTCAAGTCTCGGAGACTAGGCCTTGAAACGCTCGATGGAGCGAGCCAGCTCGGCCTCGGCAGCCTCGCGGCCTTCCCAGCCCTCAGCCTTGACCCACTTGCCTGGCTCCAGGTCCTTGTAGCGGGTGAAGAAGTGCTCGATCTCCTTGATCAGCCATTCGTCGATGTCTTCAAGTTCCTTGATGTGGTCAAAGCGCTTGTCTGCAGGAACGCACAGCAGCTTGGCATCGCCACCGCCATCGTCGGTCATGTTGAATACGCCAATTGGGCGGGCTTCGACAACAACGCCTGGGATCAGATCAACGCCTGGGATGTAAACCATGGCGTCCAATGGATCGCCATCCTCGCCCAGAGTATCGTCGAAGTAGCCGTAGTGGGTTGGGTACTGCATCGAGGTGAACAGCACGCGATCCAGGCGCAAGCGGTGGGTCTCGTGGTCGATCTCGTACTTGACGCGCGATCCGGTTGGGATCTCGATGGTCACGTCGTGGCTCATGAAAAGCACGCTCCTAAACTAGTCTTAGGGTTATCCGCTAATAAGGGTATCGCCCCACGGGCCCCCTTCGATAAAACTTCGAGAGGAATGTAACCATATGAACACTGCCGCCCGACGCGCGCTTACGCTAGGGGTGGCCGTGCTGGCCGTGGTTGCAGTCATTCTGGCCATGGTGCTAGCCCCTCGATTCTTCACCGGCGAACCCGAAGCTTTCTACACCCCGGCCAGTGCCCAGCAAGCTGGAAAAGACCCAGTCACCGTGGCAGATCTCGATCCGCAGGCCCCGGCGCCGGACACCGCGGCACTCACCGCCAAACTCGATGCGATCCTCGCCGACACTTCCGATGGCACCAGCTTTAATGCGCAGGTGGTCGACGTCGCCAGCCAGACGGTGCTTTATAACCGCAACGCCGACACAAACGGCACCCCGGCATCCAGCCTGAAGGTCGTGACCGCCATGGCCGCCTTGGAAACCATGGGCGGCGACAGCCAGCTATCCACCTCGGTTCTGCTTGATGGCAACACCCTCATCCTGCGCGGCGGGGGAGATGTGCTGTTGGGCGATGGGAAGTCGGACCCGGCGCACCCCAAGGGCTACGCCGGCCTGGCCACCCTGGCCGAGCAGACCGCCAAGGAACTGGAATCCCACGGCATCAGCGAAGTCTCGCTGTGGCTTGACGATTCTCTCTTCGGCGACGCCCACAACAATTCCGCCTGGGATAAGTCGCTGTTCACCTCTAATAACATCGGCGAGGTATACCCGATCGCGCACTACGCAGGCCGCGCCGGCGAAAGCACCAACACCGCTTACCAATCCGATGCAGCCGAACAGGTCCGCAAGGTCTTCGCCAAAGAGCTCTCATCCTCTGTCAAGGTCAATGAAGGCGGCCGGGGCTCCTACGACGGCGGTGAGAAGATCACCGAAGTGAAATCCGCGCCCCTGCGCCAAGTCATCAAGCACATGCTGCTGGTCTCCGATAACTACATCGCCGAAACCATGGGACGGCTCGTGGCCGTCAAACGCGGCATGGCCCCGGAACAGGCTGGCGAAGCGGTCGCCGCCGTGGCCGGTGAACATGGCGCCGAAGGCGCGCAGCTGGCCGATACCAGCGGATTGGCCGCACAGAACAAGATCTCACCGGCCGCACTGACCGCGGTCTTGCGCGCGGCGGCCGCCAGCCCCAAGCCGGAACTGCGCGAACTGGTCTACTCCCTGCCGGTCGCCGGCTATAACGGCACGCTCATGAATCGCCTAGGCCAGTCCTCCACACTGGGATTGGTGCGCGCCAAGACCGGTTCGCTGACCGGGGTGGCCACGTTGACCGGCATGACCATCACCCAAGACGGGCGCTTGCTGGCCTTCTCGATTTTTGCCCATCAACCTGGCGGAACACTCGCACCGCATAAGCCGATTATCGACTCAGCAGTGGCCGCCATTCGCGGTTGCGGCTGCCAGAGCTAAAGGAGCAGGAGCAGCATATGAATCAGGTTGTTGATTGGAAACTGGCCGCGAACGCCGCCAAGACGCTGATGCCTGCCGGGCCGAAGATCCTCAGAAAAGATGCCGCCCGAATCATCGAGGAACTGCGCATTGCCGCCGGCGAAGGCCTGATCGAGGCGGAGAAGATCTCCAAGCTGACCTCCACCGCGCCCTCGCAGACCCTGGTGGTGGACCGGGCCGGATGGGCCAAGGCCGTCAGCCAGAATTTCGCGGCCATGCTGCCCGAACAGGCCAACGTCCCCACCATGGTTCCCGCGGTTGCCGGAGCCGAGCTCGGCGCAGTGCTCTCGGTGCTGGGCACCCGGGTGCTGGGACAGTTCGACCCCTTCGTCGGCCCGCGACTGCTGCTCAACGCACCGACCATCACCCAGATCCGCGGCGAACTGAACCTGAACGCCCGCGATTTTTATCTGTGGATCGCCACCCACGAGCAGACCCACCGCCTGCAGTTCGAGCATGCGCCCTGGATCCCCGAGGTCATGAAGTCCATCCTCGCCGAAGCGTTTGGCCCGCTGGAGAATGAAGGGTCGATGAACCAGCTCGGCGAGCGTCTGAAATCCATGAAGTCGGAAGTCAGCGAATTGACCAGCATCATGTCGGTGCTCGAAGGCCACGCCATGGTGGTGATGAACGATGTGACCAGCATCGGCAGCATCAAGACCATCCGCCGGCGCTTTGAAGCACGCGGCGAAAACCGGTCGGTGCTTGCCACCTTGCTGGGCAAGCTGCTTGGCCTGGATGCCAAGGCCCTGCAGTACAAGCGCGGAGCCAAATTCGTGCGCCATGTGGTGGACGAGATCGGCTATGAAGGCTTCAACCAGGTCTTCAGCTCCCGGGAACTGTTCCCCAGCGCCGAAGAACTCGACCACCCTGAACGCTGGCTGGCCCGCACCCGATGAACCAGGCTTTGCTCGCGGCCCGCACCGCCATTGCCCGGGCCTCCGGCCCGGGACTCACCCTGATCGGGGTCTCCGGCGGCGCGGACTCGCTGGCCCTGGCCATTGCGGCAGCCACCCTGCCCGATCCCTTCGGCGCAGTGATCGTGGACCACGGATTGCAACCGGGCAGCGCGCAGGTCGCGCAGCGGGCCGCCGGGCAATGCCGCGAGCTGGGCTTGGACCCGGTGCTGGTTTATCCGGTGCAGACTGCCGGCGATGAAGCCTCGGCCCGGGCGGCCCGCTATGAGCAGTTCGAGCTGGCGCTGAGCCGCACCGGCGCCCAGCGGATGCTGCTCGCGCACACCCGTGATGACCAGGCTGAGCAGGTGCTGCTCGGGCTTATCCGCGGTTCGGGCACCCGATCCCTGGCAGGGATCCCGGCCGAACGCGGACCTTACCGAAGGCCGCTGCTGGATCTGTCCCGGAAGCAGACCGAAGAGATCTGCCAGGACGCGCGGGTCGACTATTGGGAAGATCCGAGCAATTCCGACACCGGCTACCGGCGGAACCTGATCCGCCACGAGATCCTGCCGTTTTTGGCTGAGCGGCTCGGCGGGCATCTGCCCGAGGCCCTGGCCCGCACCGCATCGCTGGCGGCCGCCGACGCAGATGCCCTCGACCAGTGGGCGCAAACGGCCAAGGAGCAGCACGGGCTGAACCTGCGGGAGCTTTCCACGCTCCCGGTGGCGGTGGCCTCCAGAGTGTTACGCCTTTTCGCCATCGAAGCCGGCGCGAAAAATGTGGGCCATGAGCGAACACAGGCGCTGTGCGCGCTGGCCGGAATCGGCGGGCCCAAGTCCAAATCTGCTGGTCCGGTGCAACTGGATGGCAAAATCAGCGCCTTTCGGCGCGGCCCGGTGATCGTTTTCACGAGGACCGGCTCAACAACAGATCACTAAATGTGGCACTCTAGGTAAGTACCACACCTCTAGAATCAGGAGAACCCTCGTGGATTCCACTGCAGTCAAAGCCGATCTGGCGCATGTTCTGTACACCAAGGAAGAAATCCAGGCTCGCGTGGCAGAACTCGCCGCGCAGATCGACAAGGACTACGAGGGCCGCGACATTCTCGTCGTGGGTGTGCTCAAGGGTGCCGTGATGATCATGGCCGACCTGGTCCGTGCGCTGAAGTCGCACCTGACCATGGACTGGATGGCAGTATCCTCCTACGGTTCGGGAACCCAGTCCTCCGGCGTGGTACGCATCCTCAAGGACCTGGACTCGGATCTGATGGGCAAGCACGTGCTGATCGTCGAGGACATCATCGACTCGGGCCTGACCCTGTCCTGGCTGAAGTCCAACCTGGAATCCCGCGGCCCGGCATCGGTGGAAATCTGCGCCCTGCTGCGCAAGCCCGAGGCTGCCAAGGTCGAGATCGACGTGAAGTACGTCGGCATGGACATTCCTAATGAATTCGTCGTGGGCTACGGCCTGGACTACGCGGAAAAGTACCGCAACCTGGACTGCGTGGGCACCTTGGCTCCGCATATCTACCAGTAGGGGAACTTTTTTCGCCGGTCTGGCGTTGAGAAGTATCGAAGGTGGCGTGACCCGGACGCCAGAGCAGTGCGTGAGGGGGATGCGTGAGGCGCGGGGCCTTGCGGATCAATGAAAACGAAGAAGCTTTTTAATAGCTGGATCATGTGGGTTGTACTCGGCGTCCTGGCCGTAGTGCTGTTTTTGCCGATGGTTTTCGGCAATAGCTCTGCGAAGGTCGATACGTCGGTAGGCCTGCAACAGCTGACCAGTGGCAATGTCACCGAAGCCAAGATGTTCGACTCGGATCAGCGCGTCGATTTGAAGCTGCGCGACTCGTTGAAGATCGACGGCGTCGACAAGGGCAACTCGGTGAGCTTCTACTACTCCACCGCGCGTGCCCAGCAGGTCGCCAATGCGATCACCAAGGCCGAACCGGGCAAGTTCACCGACCAGCCGGTGCAGAGCAACTGGCTGCTCTCGATGCTCGGCGTGATCATCCCATTCCTGCTGATCGCCGCCATTTTCTGGTTCATCCTCGCCCGCTCCCAGGGCGGTGGCTCCAAGGTCATGCAGTTCGGCAAGTCCAAGGCGAAGCTGATCACCAAGGACATGCCGCAGGTGACCTTCAAAGATGTCGCCGGCGCTGACGAGGCCGTGGAAGAACTCCACGAAATCAAGGAATTCCTGCAGGAACCAGCCAAGTTCCAGGCCGTGGGTGCAAAGATCCCCAAGGGCGTGCTGCTCTACGGCCCTCCAGGCACCGGCAAGACCCTGCTCGCCAAGGCCGTGGCCGGCGAAGCCCAGGTGCCGTTCTACTCGATCTCCGGTTCGGACTTCGTGGAGATGTTCGTCGGCGTGGGCGCCAGCCGCGTGCGCGACCTGTTCGAACAGGCCAAGAACAACTCGCCTGCCATCATCTTCGTTGACGAGATCGACGCCGTTGGCCGCCACCGCGGCGCCGGCATCGGCGGCGGCAACGATGAGCGAGAACAGACCCTGAACCAGCTGCTCGTTGAGATGGATGGCTTCGACGCCACCACCAACGTCATCCTGATCGCCGCGACTAACCGTCCGGACGTGCTGGACCCGGCCCTGCTGCGCCCAGGCCGTTTCGACCGCCAGATCCCGGTGGAGGCACCGGATCTGAAGGGCCGCGAAGACATCCTCAAGGTCCACGTCAAGGGCAAGCCGATGGATGCCACCGTGGATCTGAACGCCGTGGCCAAGAAGACCCCGGGCTACACCGGTGCCGACCTGGCCAACGTGCTCAACGAAGCCGCGCTGCTGACCGCGCGCTCCAACGCCAACCTGATTGACGATCGCGCCCTGGATGAGGCGATCGACCGCGTAATGGCCGGCCCGCAGAAGCGCACCCGGTTGATGGACGAGCACGAGCGCAAGGTCACCGCCTACCACGAGGGCGGCCACGCCCTGGTGGCCGCGGCCATGAACCAGACTGCACCGGTCACCAAGATCACCATCCTGCCTCGCGGCCGCGCCCTGGGCTACACCATGGTGGTGCCGGAGTCCGATAAGTACTCGGTGACCCGCAACGAGCTGCTGGACCAGATGGCCTACGCCATGGGCGGCCGCGTGGCCGAGGAGATCGTCTTCCACGATCCATCCACCGGCGCTTCGAATGACATCGAGAAGGCCACCTCCACGGCCCGCAAGATGGTCACCGAATACGGCATGAGCGAAAAGGTCGGCGCCGTGCGCCTGGCCGGTTCCGCCGCGGAACAGCAGATGGGCGGAGCCCAGCGCGAATTCTCCGACGAAATGGCGCACCTGGTGGACCAGGAAGTGCGCGAGCTGATCGAGCAGGCGCATAACGACGCCTACCAGGCGCTGATGACCAACCGCCACGTGCTCGACCGCCTCGCCCTGGCCCTGCTGGAGCGCGAGACGCTGAACCAGAAGGAAATCGCCGAGATCTTCTCCGATCTGCAAAAGCGCGAGGTGCGCGATGTGTGGCTGAGCAATGAGGGGCGTCCGGTCCACTCAGATGGCCCGGTATTAAGCCCCAAGGAGCGCGCAGCTTCCTCGACCGACTAGGATCGAAGCGTGAGTGAACTAGAACAGATCGATCAGCCGCGGATCGCGGCAGCCGTCCGCGAGATCCTGGAGGCCATTGGCGAGGATCCCGATCGCGACGGCTTGGCAGAGACCCCCAAGCGGGTGGCCAAGGCCTATGCGGAATTCTTCGCCGGCTTGCACCAGGACGCGGCAGAGCACCTGTCGACCACTTTCGACATCGAGCATGACGAGATGGTCCTGGTCAAGGACATCCCGTTCTACTCGACCTGCGAGCACCACCTGGTGCCCTTCTACGGATCGGCGCATATCGGCTACATCCCGGGCAAGGGCGGCAAGGTCACCGGGCTGTCCAAGCTGGCCCGACTGGTCGAGGTCTACGCCCGCCGCCCGCAGGTCCAGGAGCGCCTGACCACGCAGATCGTCGATTCGCTGGTGGAGCACCTGAACCCGGCCGGCGCGATCGTCGTCGTCGAATGCGAGCACATGTGCATGTCCATGCGCGGGGTGCAAAAGCCCGGAGCGAAGACCGTGACCAGTGCGGTGCGCGGCCAGCTGCGGGAAACCGCCACCCGTGCCGAAGCCATGAGCCTGATCCTCGGAAAGTAGGAACCCCTATGTCCCTAGGCGCCATCCCGGGCACCGGCCCGAACACCAGCCCCCTGCCCGTGATCCGCAAGTCCAAGGTCAAGACCCTGGCTGATCTGCCCACCGACCGCACCCTGGTCATGGGCATCCTGAACATCACCGAAGACTCCTTCTCCGACGGCGGCGAGTACCTGGACGCCGACGTGGCGATCGACCGCGGGCTGAAGCTGCTGTACTCGGGCGCCGACATCATCGACGTGGGCGGCGAATCCACCCGCCCCGGCGCCAAGGATGTCGACCCGGAACTGGAGCGCTCGCGCATCATCCCGGTCATCGAGACCCTGGTGAAGGCCGGTGCCATCGTTTCGGTGGATACCATGCACGTGGGCACCGCCCGCGCGGCCATCAACGCCGGCGCGCACATCATCAACGACGTCTCCGGGCTGACCTATGAGCCGGGCATGCCCGAGCTGATCGCCGAAACCGGCGTGCCCTACGTGCTGATGCACCGCCGCGGCACCGCGCAGTCCATGGTCGCCGAAGCGAACTACGAGAACGTGCTCACCGAGGTGGTCGGCGAACTGCGTACCCTGCGTGACGAATTTGTCGCCAAGGGAGTGGCCCCGGAGCAGATCATCATCGATCCGGGACTGGGCTTCGCCAAGGACGCCGAGCACAACTGGGCGCTGCTCGGCCACCTGGATGCCATCGAGGAACTGGGCCACCGGGTGCTGATCGGCACCAGCCGCAAGCGCTTCCTGGGCGAGCTGCTGGCCGAATCCGGCAGCAGCCGGCCCCCGCTGGAACGCGACACCGCCACCGCGGCCACCACCGTGCTGGCCGCCAAGGACCAGGTCTGGGCCGTGCGCGTGCATGACGTGGTGGGCAGCCGCGACGCCATCGAAGTCGTGAAGGCCTATGGATCGCATTAGCATCTACGGGATTTCTGCCACCGGCTACCATGGGGTTTTCGACCATGAAAAGCGCGATGGCCAGAAGTTCATCATCGACGTGGTGCTGCACGTGGACATCACCCGAGCCGCGGCCAGCGACAATGTGCTCGACACCGTGCACTACGGCGAGGTCAGCGAGCTGGTGGTCGAGCAGATCCAGGCCGGCCCCTGGGACCTGATCGAAAAGCTGGGCAGCGAAATCGCCGACGCGATCCTCGCCGCCTACCCCAGCGTGCTTCAAATCGACGTGGTCGTGCACAAGCCGCAGGCCCCGATCCCGGTGCCCTTCACCGACGTCACCATCTCGCTGACCCGTGCGCAGAAGCAGCACACCGCGATCATCGCCCTGGGCGCCAACCTCGGCGACCCGAAGGCCACCTTGGCCCAAGCCGTCAAGGACCTGGGCCAAGAGCTGGAGATCCTTAAGGTCTCGCCGCTGGCGATCACCAAGCCGGTGGGCGGGCCGCCGGACCAGCCGGATTACACCAACCAGGTCATCGAGGTGCGCACGCGCCACTCGGCCCACGAGCTGCTGGATCTGTGCCAGGGCATCGAGGCCAAGCACCACCGCACCCGCGAGGTGCGCTGGGAAGCGCGCACCTTGGACCTGGACCTGATCACCTACGACCAGCTGCGCCTGGATGATGAACGGCTGACCCTGCCGCATCCGCGGGCCGCGATCCGCGGATTCGTGCTGACCCCGTGGAGCTGGATGGACCCCGACGCGGTGCTCGACGGCCAGCTGGTCTCCCGCCTGGCCTCCGAAGCCGCCGATACCAAGGACATCATCCGGCTATGAGCAAGCTGAAGCTGCGTTGGGTGCTGTGGTGCGCGGTGATCGGTGCCGTCGCCGGCTGGATCGTCCTGCGGGTGCTCACCGCCGCCGGCCGCTACGCCCCGGTGCTGGACTACTCGGCCCTGTACTCCCTGGGCGCGGTCTGCGCGGTCATCCTCTTCCTCGGCATCCGCGTGAAGCGCTCCACCCTGGGCAAATCCCATTTCGAGCCGATCGCCGCGGCCCGCACCCTGGTGCTGGCCCAGGCCTCGGCCTATGCCGGCGCGGTCATCACCGGCTGGCATGTGCCGGCCATCATGACCCTCTGGCTGGCCAATGGGCAAAGCCCGACCCTGACCCGCGGCCTGGTGCTGGCCGGCGCCGGGGTGCTGATGGTGATCATCGGCTACATTGTCCAGCATCTGTGCAAGCTACCTCCGGAGGATACCGATGACGCCAACGACTCCGTGGTCACCGAATAGCTTCACCCCCGCCGACCCGGCATACTTCAAGGTCAAGCTCACCACCTGGGCACTGACCTGGGGATTGATCTTCCTGGCCAGCCTGGTCCCGGGCGTGCTGCTGGCCAGTGGCGCCAGCGTGCCGCCATGGCTGGCGATCATCCCGGCGCTGCTCGTGCTGGTGATCGCCCTGCTGATCCTGCGCATCCTGCGCCGCCAGGTCCGCGCCCTGGGCTATCTGGAGCGCGAGGAGGACTTCGTGGTGAGCTCCGGGGTGATGTGGCGTAAGCAGCTGGTCATCCCTTACGGGCGCATGCAATATGTCGAGGTCAACAGCGGACCGCTGGAACGCCGCTATGGGCTGTGCCAGCTGACGCTGAATACCGCAGGCGCCGGGGCCACCGCCCACGTGTACGGATTGCCCGAGGCCCAGGGCCACGCGCTGCGTGAACGCCTGGTGGCCGCCGGCGAAGAGAAAATGCTGTGAACCAGGACGAGAACTGGCAGCGGGTGCATCCAGCCAGCCCCTTCGTGCGCGGCTGGCTGGCCATCGTCGGCCTGCTCTACATCTACTGGCAGAATACCGACGAACTCTCCTTCGCCGAGCGCTTTTCCGGAGACCGGCTGATCTGGACGGTGGTGCTGGCCGGGGCGGCGCTGCTCGTGGTGCTGGTGTTCTACTTCCTCTCCTGGTACTTCACCCGCTACAAGCTCACCGCCACCCACGTCTACGTGAACTCCGGCATGCTCTTCCGCAGCCAGAAGCAGGCGCGGATCGACAAGGTGCAGGGCATCGACATCGCCCAGCCGCTGCTCGCCCGGATCCTGGGCCTGGCCGAACTGCGCTTCGACGTGGCAGACTCCTCCGAATCGGTGCTGCGCCTGGCCTTCCTGTCCAAAACCGACGCGCACGCCCTGCGCCAGCTGATCCTGCAGCGCGCCACCGGCCAACTAGCCGAAGAGCCAGCCGAAGCGCCAGCGCACCCCGCCGCACCCCAAGCCGGTGCCGAACCGGCCGAACCGTTGATGGCCAAGGTGCCCGCCCCCCGGCTGCTGGCATCGCTGTTCCTCCAGCTGCCGGTGATGATCGGCCTCGTGGCCTGCGTGGTGATCGTGATCTTGTGGCTGTCCGGCATCCAGGGCATCATCGCCGCGGTCCTGCCGATCCTGCTCAGCTTCGGCAGCTGGTTCTACAAGCAGCTGAACCAAGGCTGGAACTACACCGCCAGTGCCTCGGATACCGGCATGCGCATCAGCTACGGCCTGGCCGATACCCGCCAGCACTCGATCCCCACCGGCCGGGTGCAGGCCATCTCGGTCACCGCCCCGCTCTTGTGGCGGCTGCTGGGCTGGTACAAGGTGGAAGTCAACGTGCTGGGCACAAAAAGCGACGACCTGGACAACCTTCAGGTCCTGCCGGTGGGCGATTTCGAATCGGTCGCCCGCATCATGGGCATCCTGCTGCCCGATCTCGGCGTAGGCAACCAGCGCGAAGTGCTCTCCACCGCGGTGAGCACCGGCTACGAGCACGGGTTCATCGGCTCCCCTCCACGAGCCAGGCAGCTCTCGCCGGGCGCCTGGAAGCACCAGGGATTCCTGGCCACCGCCACCACGGTGATTTCCCGCTACGGGTGGCTGGCACGCACCGCCAGCTTTGTCCCGCACTCCCGGGTCCAAGGCACCGAGTTCAGGCAGGGCCCGTGGGAACAAAAGCGTAAACTGGCCGGGGTCCGCCTGCATTGCGCCGGCGGCAATATCATCGGCTACCTGCATCAGGTTGATGCGCAGATCGCAGCGGAATTTACCCTGGCCCAAGCAGCACGCCAGGTTGAAAGGTAGAAGTGGACGCACCACGTTTGGGAATCGGGATCATCTCCGCCGGCAAGGTCGGCACCGTTCTGGGGGCCGCGCTGGCCGCCAGCGGCCACCGCATCACCGGGATCCACGCCGTCTCCGAAGCCTCCCGGGTCCGCGCTGACGCGCTCTTGCCGCAGGCCCCGCTGCTGGATCCGCCAGAGATCCTGCGCCGCAGCGAACTGGTGCTCTTCGCGGTGCCCGATGACGTGCTCGGCGAACTGGTCGCCGGCCTGGCCTCC harbors:
- a CDS encoding DUF3180 domain-containing protein, with the translated sequence MSKLKLRWVLWCAVIGAVAGWIVLRVLTAAGRYAPVLDYSALYSLGAVCAVILFLGIRVKRSTLGKSHFEPIAAARTLVLAQASAYAGAVITGWHVPAIMTLWLANGQSPTLTRGLVLAGAGVLMVIIGYIVQHLCKLPPEDTDDANDSVVTE
- the ftsH gene encoding ATP-dependent zinc metalloprotease FtsH; the protein is MKTKKLFNSWIMWVVLGVLAVVLFLPMVFGNSSAKVDTSVGLQQLTSGNVTEAKMFDSDQRVDLKLRDSLKIDGVDKGNSVSFYYSTARAQQVANAITKAEPGKFTDQPVQSNWLLSMLGVIIPFLLIAAIFWFILARSQGGGSKVMQFGKSKAKLITKDMPQVTFKDVAGADEAVEELHEIKEFLQEPAKFQAVGAKIPKGVLLYGPPGTGKTLLAKAVAGEAQVPFYSISGSDFVEMFVGVGASRVRDLFEQAKNNSPAIIFVDEIDAVGRHRGAGIGGGNDEREQTLNQLLVEMDGFDATTNVILIAATNRPDVLDPALLRPGRFDRQIPVEAPDLKGREDILKVHVKGKPMDATVDLNAVAKKTPGYTGADLANVLNEAALLTARSNANLIDDRALDEAIDRVMAGPQKRTRLMDEHERKVTAYHEGGHALVAAAMNQTAPVTKITILPRGRALGYTMVVPESDKYSVTRNELLDQMAYAMGGRVAEEIVFHDPSTGASNDIEKATSTARKMVTEYGMSEKVGAVRLAGSAAEQQMGGAQREFSDEMAHLVDQEVRELIEQAHNDAYQALMTNRHVLDRLALALLERETLNQKEIAEIFSDLQKREVRDVWLSNEGRPVHSDGPVLSPKERAASSTD
- the folK gene encoding 2-amino-4-hydroxy-6-hydroxymethyldihydropteridine diphosphokinase, translating into MDRISIYGISATGYHGVFDHEKRDGQKFIIDVVLHVDITRAAASDNVLDTVHYGEVSELVVEQIQAGPWDLIEKLGSEIADAILAAYPSVLQIDVVVHKPQAPIPVPFTDVTISLTRAQKQHTAIIALGANLGDPKATLAQAVKDLGQELEILKVSPLAITKPVGGPPDQPDYTNQVIEVRTRHSAHELLDLCQGIEAKHHRTREVRWEARTLDLDLITYDQLRLDDERLTLPHPRAAIRGFVLTPWSWMDPDAVLDGQLVSRLASEAADTKDIIRL
- the folE gene encoding GTP cyclohydrolase I FolE, whose amino-acid sequence is MSELEQIDQPRIAAAVREILEAIGEDPDRDGLAETPKRVAKAYAEFFAGLHQDAAEHLSTTFDIEHDEMVLVKDIPFYSTCEHHLVPFYGSAHIGYIPGKGGKVTGLSKLARLVEVYARRPQVQERLTTQIVDSLVEHLNPAGAIVVVECEHMCMSMRGVQKPGAKTVTSAVRGQLRETATRAEAMSLILGK
- the folP gene encoding dihydropteroate synthase — its product is MSLGAIPGTGPNTSPLPVIRKSKVKTLADLPTDRTLVMGILNITEDSFSDGGEYLDADVAIDRGLKLLYSGADIIDVGGESTRPGAKDVDPELERSRIIPVIETLVKAGAIVSVDTMHVGTARAAINAGAHIINDVSGLTYEPGMPELIAETGVPYVLMHRRGTAQSMVAEANYENVLTEVVGELRTLRDEFVAKGVAPEQIIIDPGLGFAKDAEHNWALLGHLDAIEELGHRVLIGTSRKRFLGELLAESGSSRPPLERDTATAATTVLAAKDQVWAVRVHDVVGSRDAIEVVKAYGSH
- a CDS encoding PH domain-containing protein, whose amino-acid sequence is MNQDENWQRVHPASPFVRGWLAIVGLLYIYWQNTDELSFAERFSGDRLIWTVVLAGAALLVVLVFYFLSWYFTRYKLTATHVYVNSGMLFRSQKQARIDKVQGIDIAQPLLARILGLAELRFDVADSSESVLRLAFLSKTDAHALRQLILQRATGQLAEEPAEAPAHPAAPQAGAEPAEPLMAKVPAPRLLASLFLQLPVMIGLVACVVIVILWLSGIQGIIAAVLPILLSFGSWFYKQLNQGWNYTASASDTGMRISYGLADTRQHSIPTGRVQAISVTAPLLWRLLGWYKVEVNVLGTKSDDLDNLQVLPVGDFESVARIMGILLPDLGVGNQREVLSTAVSTGYEHGFIGSPPRARQLSPGAWKHQGFLATATTVISRYGWLARTASFVPHSRVQGTEFRQGPWEQKRKLAGVRLHCAGGNIIGYLHQVDAQIAAEFTLAQAARQVER
- a CDS encoding PH domain-containing protein, whose amino-acid sequence is MTPTTPWSPNSFTPADPAYFKVKLTTWALTWGLIFLASLVPGVLLASGASVPPWLAIIPALLVLVIALLILRILRRQVRALGYLEREEDFVVSSGVMWRKQLVIPYGRMQYVEVNSGPLERRYGLCQLTLNTAGAGATAHVYGLPEAQGHALRERLVAAGEEKML